The following are encoded together in the Roseobacter denitrificans OCh 114 genome:
- the puhE gene encoding putative photosynthetic complex assembly protein PuhE — protein sequence MSIWSASLLALFVWWFSTGAILWVVKVADRRGGNAGTLATLWGLPMLALGIFGFWSTLDDMSAQGAVLAFLSALAIWGWIELAFLTGVITGPNTYPLPPNTPEWERFIRAWGTLAYHEMLLVFTLISMFLVEWNMMAGNKFATWTFAVLFFARISAKLNLFWGVPRINVDFLPNALAHLATYFRIRPLNWLFPISVSALTFAAACWLERMHGAETQGQIIGFALLSVITALALLEHWVMVLPIPDEKLWRWMLPAPKQPTPKATTLKGGHHGL from the coding sequence ATGAGCATCTGGTCCGCCTCCCTTCTTGCCCTCTTTGTGTGGTGGTTTTCCACCGGCGCGATCCTGTGGGTGGTCAAGGTGGCGGACCGTAGAGGCGGCAATGCAGGCACGCTTGCCACGCTCTGGGGCCTGCCCATGCTGGCCCTCGGGATATTCGGGTTCTGGAGCACTCTGGACGATATGTCGGCACAGGGCGCGGTTCTGGCGTTCCTCTCCGCACTGGCGATCTGGGGCTGGATCGAACTGGCGTTCCTGACGGGCGTCATCACCGGCCCAAACACCTACCCCCTGCCACCGAACACACCCGAATGGGAACGCTTCATCCGCGCCTGGGGCACATTGGCCTATCACGAAATGCTGCTGGTATTCACGCTGATCAGCATGTTTCTGGTGGAATGGAACATGATGGCGGGCAATAAATTCGCCACATGGACCTTTGCGGTGCTGTTTTTCGCCCGTATCTCGGCAAAACTGAACCTGTTCTGGGGTGTGCCTCGGATCAACGTGGATTTTCTGCCGAACGCGCTTGCGCATCTTGCGACCTACTTCCGGATCAGACCGCTCAACTGGTTGTTTCCGATCTCCGTTTCTGCCCTGACCTTCGCCGCCGCCTGCTGGCTGGAGCGGATGCACGGGGCCGAGACCCAAGGCCAGATCATCGGCTTTGCCCTGCTGAGCGTCATCACGGCGCTCGCACTTCTTGAACACTGGGTGATGGTTTTGCCGATCCCGGACGAAAAGCTCTGGCGGTGGATGTTACCCGCCCCAAAGCAGCCAACACCAAAAGCAACGACACTA
- a CDS encoding magnesium chelatase subunit H, giving the protein MRDEVGINGQLPGYRVVVVTLDSHAAGPAMRAAERLSADYPGLDVSIHAAAEWGETPGTFEAAKAAVETGDIIIANLLFLEEHYARILPSLEARRPHCDAMIGVIADASIVKLTKMGALDMMAPKSGAMKLMKKLRGSSKPSSSSGADKMALLRRLPKILKFIPGKSQDLRAWFMSMQYWLGGSDDNVEAMMRFLLNRYARNPGWAKAPEAPAPIEYPDAGLYHPDLPTRITTDLNDLPRPEGATATVGLLLMRSYVLSSDTAHYDAVIRSFEARGIAVRAAFAGGLDGRPAIDAYFRDQSGTQIDAMVSLTGFSLVGGPAYNDNDAAIAVLKDLDVPYLAAHPLEFQTLEQWACSTQGLGPIETTMLIALPELDGATNPTVFAGRHGTAGCHGCNHDCEMKSDHKAMAPCIERVDSLVEKTIRMTTLRRKTNAEKTLGIVLFGFPPNAGAVGTAAYLSVFESLFNTLHRLKADGYDVEVPETVDALRDKVLAGNARQYGQEANVADHVTADTIVKTTPPLAAIEAVWGPAPGRIQSDGRGVFILGAHFGKVFVGVQPAFGYEGDPMRLLFEKGFAPTHAFTTFYLWLRNTLKADAILHFGMHGALEFMPGKQAGLGARDWPDRLIGEMPNIYLYASNNPSEASLAKRRSGAVTITHLTPPLAASGLYKGLLDLKDSLTRWRAMDQDSDERDELQALIAQQADAVDMGDVTPDQLWLKLLETEDALIPDGLHILGKPLSDAARAEYLSIMDHADDATRARVDALLQQETELDAICRALSARYIAPVPGGDLIRSTDILPTGRNIHAFDPFRMPTAFACQDGAKQAQLLLDTHQTLPRTVALVLWGSDNIKSDGGPIAQALALMGCVPRFDSFGRLAGADLISLEDLGRPRIDVIMTLSGIFRDLLPLQTRMLAEAAQKCAMADEPVELNYIRAHALAYAEKTGCDMAEASLRVFSNAEGAYGSNVNQLVDSSAFGDEDELADAYQARKSFAYGTDGKASSNAALLQSQLAEVDVAYQNLESVELGVTTVDHYFDTLGGIARAVKRAKGSEAAVYIGDQTRGSGKVRTLKEQVALETRSRSLNPKFFEGLLKHGAEGVRQIEAQVTNTMGWSATTGQVDPWVYQRLSETFVLDEDMRQRLADLNPTASSRMANRLLEAHDRNYWSPDAETLAALQDAADALEDQLEGIAAQ; this is encoded by the coding sequence ATGCGCGATGAGGTTGGCATAAACGGGCAACTGCCCGGCTATCGCGTGGTGGTTGTCACGCTGGACAGCCATGCGGCGGGTCCGGCCATGCGCGCGGCAGAACGTCTGTCTGCGGATTACCCCGGGCTGGATGTGTCCATTCACGCAGCGGCGGAATGGGGCGAAACACCCGGCACCTTTGAAGCGGCCAAAGCAGCGGTGGAAACCGGCGATATCATCATCGCCAATCTGCTGTTCCTCGAAGAGCATTATGCCCGCATTCTTCCCAGCCTTGAGGCCCGCCGCCCGCATTGCGATGCGATGATCGGCGTGATTGCCGATGCCTCCATCGTCAAGCTGACCAAGATGGGCGCGCTCGATATGATGGCGCCGAAATCGGGTGCCATGAAGCTGATGAAAAAGCTGCGTGGCTCCTCCAAACCGTCGAGTTCATCGGGGGCGGACAAGATGGCGCTCCTGCGCCGCTTGCCAAAAATCCTGAAGTTCATTCCGGGCAAAAGCCAGGATTTGCGCGCCTGGTTCATGAGCATGCAATACTGGCTGGGTGGTTCGGACGACAATGTAGAAGCGATGATGCGCTTTTTGCTCAACCGCTACGCCAGGAACCCCGGATGGGCCAAGGCACCAGAGGCCCCCGCGCCCATCGAGTACCCCGATGCCGGGCTTTATCATCCCGACCTGCCGACACGGATTACCACCGATCTGAACGACCTGCCCCGCCCCGAAGGTGCCACGGCGACGGTCGGGTTGTTGTTGATGCGCTCCTATGTGTTGTCCTCGGATACGGCGCATTACGATGCTGTCATTCGCAGCTTTGAAGCGCGTGGCATTGCGGTGCGCGCTGCCTTTGCCGGGGGCCTTGATGGGCGACCCGCGATTGATGCCTATTTCCGCGATCAGTCCGGCACGCAGATTGACGCGATGGTGTCTCTGACCGGTTTTTCGCTGGTCGGTGGCCCTGCCTATAATGACAACGACGCCGCCATCGCGGTCCTGAAAGACCTTGATGTGCCCTACCTTGCCGCGCATCCGCTTGAGTTTCAGACGCTGGAGCAATGGGCGTGCTCGACGCAGGGGCTTGGACCCATAGAGACGACGATGCTTATCGCGCTGCCTGAACTTGACGGTGCAACCAACCCGACCGTTTTTGCCGGTCGCCACGGCACAGCAGGGTGTCACGGCTGCAATCATGACTGTGAGATGAAGTCTGATCACAAGGCCATGGCCCCCTGCATCGAACGGGTCGACAGCCTTGTCGAAAAGACCATCCGCATGACCACTTTGCGGCGCAAGACCAACGCGGAAAAGACGCTCGGGATCGTTCTGTTTGGTTTCCCGCCCAACGCGGGGGCCGTGGGCACTGCGGCGTACCTCAGCGTTTTTGAGAGCCTGTTCAACACGTTGCACCGCCTTAAGGCCGATGGTTATGATGTCGAGGTCCCGGAAACCGTCGATGCGCTGCGCGACAAGGTACTCGCGGGCAACGCCAGGCAATACGGTCAGGAAGCCAATGTCGCGGATCACGTAACCGCCGACACCATCGTGAAAACCACACCCCCGCTGGCTGCGATCGAAGCGGTCTGGGGCCCGGCACCCGGGCGCATTCAATCGGACGGGCGCGGTGTGTTCATCCTTGGTGCGCATTTCGGCAAGGTCTTTGTCGGCGTGCAACCGGCCTTCGGTTACGAAGGCGACCCGATGCGGCTGCTCTTCGAAAAAGGGTTTGCGCCGACACATGCCTTTACCACTTTCTATCTCTGGCTGCGCAATACACTGAAAGCAGACGCGATCCTGCATTTCGGCATGCATGGCGCGCTCGAATTCATGCCCGGCAAACAGGCGGGCCTTGGGGCGCGTGACTGGCCGGATCGTCTGATCGGTGAGATGCCGAACATCTACCTTTATGCGTCGAACAACCCGTCCGAGGCCTCGCTGGCCAAACGCCGTTCCGGTGCGGTGACCATCACCCATCTGACACCGCCTCTGGCGGCTTCGGGGCTCTACAAAGGGCTTTTGGACCTCAAGGACAGCCTGACCCGCTGGCGCGCGATGGATCAGGACAGCGACGAGCGGGACGAGTTGCAAGCCCTCATTGCCCAGCAGGCGGATGCGGTGGACATGGGTGATGTCACACCCGATCAGCTGTGGCTCAAACTGCTGGAAACCGAAGACGCGCTGATCCCGGACGGTCTGCACATTCTTGGCAAACCGCTCTCTGATGCGGCGCGGGCGGAATACCTCAGCATCATGGATCACGCAGATGACGCCACCCGCGCGCGGGTGGATGCGCTGCTGCAACAGGAAACCGAACTTGATGCGATCTGCCGTGCGCTTTCCGCGCGCTACATCGCACCCGTGCCGGGTGGCGATCTGATCCGCTCCACGGATATCCTGCCGACAGGGCGCAATATCCATGCTTTTGACCCCTTCCGCATGCCGACGGCCTTTGCCTGTCAGGACGGTGCGAAACAGGCGCAACTGTTGCTGGATACGCATCAGACGCTGCCGCGCACCGTGGCGCTGGTGCTCTGGGGCAGCGACAACATCAAATCCGACGGCGGCCCGATTGCACAGGCGCTGGCCCTGATGGGATGCGTGCCCCGCTTTGACAGTTTTGGACGGCTCGCCGGAGCGGATCTGATTTCATTGGAAGACCTCGGACGTCCGCGCATTGATGTGATCATGACGCTGTCGGGTATCTTCCGTGATCTCTTGCCCTTGCAGACCCGGATGCTGGCTGAGGCCGCACAGAAATGCGCCATGGCCGATGAACCGGTTGAGTTGAACTATATCCGCGCCCATGCGCTGGCCTATGCCGAAAAAACTGGCTGCGATATGGCAGAGGCATCCCTGAGGGTCTTCTCGAACGCCGAGGGTGCTTACGGATCCAACGTCAACCAGCTGGTGGACAGTTCCGCCTTTGGCGATGAAGACGAATTGGCCGATGCCTATCAGGCCCGAAAGAGCTTTGCCTATGGCACAGACGGCAAGGCGTCCTCCAATGCCGCGCTGCTGCAGTCCCAACTGGCCGAGGTCGATGTGGCCTATCAGAACCTCGAATCTGTTGAACTGGGCGTGACCACGGTTGATCATTATTTCGACACGCTGGGTGGCATCGCGCGGGCGGTTAAACGCGCCAAAGGGTCCGAGGCCGCCGTCTATATCGGGGATCAGACCCGTGGATCGGGCAAGGTCCGCACCCTGAAAGAGCAAGTGGCACTTGAAACCCGCAGCCGCAGCCTGAACCCGAAATTTTTCGAGGGCCTGCTGAAACACGGGGCCGAAGGCGTGCGCCAGATCGAGGCGCAGGTGACCAATACGATGGGCTGGTCCGCCACCACAGGTCAGGTTGATCCGTGGGTTTACCAGCGCCTCTCTGAGACCTTTGTGCTGGATGAAGACATGCGCCAGCGCCTTGCTGACCTCAACCCGACCGCGTCAAGCCGCATGGCCAACCGCCTGCTTGAAGCGCACGACCGCAACTACTGGAGCCCCGACGCAGAAACGCTGGCCGCCCTGCAGGATGCCGCCGATGCGCTGGAAGACCAACTTGAAGGGATCGCGGCACAATGA
- the bchM gene encoding magnesium protoporphyrin IX methyltransferase: MRDEVTLSTGATPAAQQRYSATLGRVETYFDKTATRTWERLTSDAPVSKIRQTVRQGRDRMRDLMLSRLPADLTGHRVLDAGCGAGQMTIELAARGAEVLATDISPSLVQIAEARLPEDLRKQVTFTSGDMLCHTLGQFDHVIAMDSLIYYDETDIGRALAALEARTGGSIVFTVAPRTKALMAMWYAGKLFPRSDRSPVMIPHDAGRLARAALAQGVSGQVAPVERVTSGFYISQLMEVRV, from the coding sequence ATGCGTGACGAAGTAACCCTCTCCACCGGTGCAACACCCGCTGCGCAGCAGCGGTACAGTGCCACTTTGGGCAGGGTAGAGACATATTTCGACAAGACCGCGACCCGCACATGGGAGCGGTTGACCTCTGACGCGCCGGTCTCGAAAATCCGCCAGACCGTGCGGCAGGGCCGGGACCGGATGCGTGATCTGATGCTGAGCCGCCTGCCTGCCGATCTGACGGGCCACCGCGTGCTCGATGCAGGCTGCGGTGCCGGGCAGATGACGATCGAGCTGGCTGCACGCGGTGCCGAGGTGCTTGCCACCGATATCTCGCCCTCGCTGGTCCAGATCGCCGAGGCGCGCCTGCCCGAAGACTTGCGCAAACAGGTCACCTTCACATCGGGTGACATGCTTTGTCATACGCTGGGCCAATTTGATCATGTGATCGCTATGGACAGCCTGATCTATTACGACGAAACCGATATCGGGCGCGCATTGGCGGCCCTTGAGGCGCGCACCGGCGGATCGATCGTGTTTACCGTCGCCCCGCGCACCAAGGCCCTGATGGCCATGTGGTACGCGGGCAAACTCTTTCCCCGGTCTGATCGCAGCCCTGTGATGATCCCCCATGACGCCGGCAGGCTGGCCCGCGCGGCTCTCGCGCAAGGCGTGTCGGGGCAGGTTGCCCCCGTCGAACGCGTCACATCCGGGTTCTACATCTCGCAACTGATGGAGGTGCGGGTATGA
- the puhA gene encoding photosynthetic reaction center subunit H — MTAAFFGEFDLASLSLWLFYIFFAGLIIYIQRENMREGYPLEDDEGNPSSNPSMWPVPSDKTFKLPHGRGEVTVPSGQTPERADIALKRTGPGNGFPLEPTGDPMLDGVGPASWAPRRDAPELDGHGHPKIVPMSAAEGFIVSAGRDPRGLPVMSGDKEIVGKITDMWIDEPEQLVRFLEFELEGKWGSGTRLVPMTFANIKSNRVNIAALYGEHFANVPTIASPRQITLLEEDKIAGYYGGGKLYAGTRQEPKL, encoded by the coding sequence ATGACTGCAGCGTTCTTTGGCGAATTCGATCTGGCGAGCTTGTCTCTCTGGCTCTTCTATATCTTCTTTGCTGGCCTCATCATCTATATCCAGCGCGAAAACATGCGCGAAGGCTACCCGCTCGAAGACGATGAGGGCAACCCTTCATCCAACCCCAGCATGTGGCCCGTGCCCTCGGACAAGACCTTCAAACTGCCCCACGGGCGCGGTGAGGTTACCGTGCCAAGCGGGCAGACACCGGAACGTGCCGACATCGCGCTGAAACGCACCGGACCCGGCAATGGCTTTCCGCTGGAACCCACGGGCGATCCGATGCTGGATGGTGTTGGTCCGGCCTCCTGGGCGCCGCGCCGCGACGCGCCGGAACTGGACGGTCACGGGCATCCCAAAATCGTGCCCATGTCCGCCGCTGAAGGCTTTATCGTCTCCGCCGGGCGTGACCCGCGTGGCCTGCCCGTGATGTCAGGTGACAAGGAAATCGTCGGCAAGATTACCGATATGTGGATTGATGAACCGGAACAGCTGGTCCGTTTCCTTGAGTTCGAACTGGAAGGCAAATGGGGTTCAGGCACCCGTCTGGTGCCGATGACATTCGCCAACATCAAGTCGAACCGCGTCAACATCGCGGCGCTTTACGGCGAACACTTTGCCAATGTGCCGACGATTGCCTCACCACGTCAGATCACCCTGCTCGAGGAAGACAAGATCGCGGGCTACTACGGGGGCGGCAAGCTCTATGCCGGCACCCGTCAGGAACCCAAACTCTGA
- the puhB gene encoding photosynthetic complex putative assembly protein PuhB, translated as MSHDDFEIEPVEGLPAKPPKGENILWQGRPDWWRLAVESLNVKWVAGYFILLALWRFVSQLDLLPLGQAIGAAVPFLLLGLVTCGMLTLVAVAQARATVYTVTDARVAMRIGAALNVTLNIPYTQVGNAMLDLRPGKTGTIALETIGETRLSYLTCWPHVRPWHFREAQPALRCIPDAERVARLLSEAAEARVSVPTVTRARPQAAQAVAAE; from the coding sequence ATGTCTCATGACGATTTTGAAATAGAGCCCGTTGAGGGGCTCCCCGCCAAGCCCCCCAAGGGCGAGAATATCCTCTGGCAAGGCCGTCCCGATTGGTGGCGTCTCGCGGTGGAATCTCTGAACGTGAAATGGGTCGCGGGGTACTTCATCCTGCTGGCTCTCTGGCGGTTCGTCTCACAACTGGATCTTTTGCCATTGGGTCAGGCAATCGGTGCGGCAGTGCCCTTTCTGCTACTGGGCCTTGTGACCTGTGGCATGCTGACACTGGTGGCCGTCGCCCAGGCGCGCGCCACCGTCTACACCGTCACCGATGCGCGTGTCGCCATGCGCATCGGCGCGGCCCTGAATGTGACCCTGAACATCCCCTACACCCAGGTCGGCAATGCGATGCTGGATCTGCGCCCGGGCAAAACAGGCACGATCGCGCTTGAAACCATCGGTGAAACACGCCTGTCCTACCTGACCTGCTGGCCGCATGTGCGCCCCTGGCATTTCCGCGAAGCACAGCCTGCCCTGCGCTGCATCCCGGATGCGGAGCGTGTCGCGCGGCTGCTGTCGGAGGCCGCAGAGGCGCGCGTCTCTGTCCCCACTGTCACCCGTGCCCGGCCCCAAGCGGCCCAGGCCGTCGCAGCGGAGTAA
- the bchL gene encoding ferredoxin:protochlorophyllide reductase (ATP-dependent) iron-sulfur ATP-binding protein produces MSPLDRTPPSLRGQDGEGSVQVHQDETAKIEGAKVFSVYGKGGIGKSTTSSNLSAAFSMLGKRVLQIGCDPKHDSTFTLTGSLVPTVIDILKEVDFHPEELRAEDFVFDGFNGVKCVEAGGPPAGTGCGGYVVGQTVKLLKQHHMLEDTDVVIFDVLGDVVCGGFAAPLQHADRALIVTANDFDSIYAMNRIIAAVQAKSKNYKVRLAGCVANRSRETDEVDRYCDTVGFNRIAHMPDLDAIRRSRLKKKTLFEMPDDEEIVQVRKEYIRLAETLWNGTEPLAPAPLPDRDIFELLGFD; encoded by the coding sequence ATGAGCCCATTGGACAGAACACCGCCCAGCCTGCGTGGTCAGGACGGCGAAGGATCCGTACAGGTCCATCAGGACGAAACCGCCAAGATCGAAGGGGCCAAGGTCTTTTCCGTCTATGGCAAGGGTGGTATCGGCAAATCCACCACATCCTCGAACCTGTCAGCGGCATTTTCCATGCTGGGCAAACGGGTGTTGCAGATCGGCTGTGACCCCAAACACGACAGCACTTTCACGCTGACCGGCAGTTTGGTGCCCACTGTGATCGACATTCTGAAAGAGGTGGATTTCCATCCCGAGGAACTGCGCGCCGAAGATTTCGTCTTTGACGGGTTCAACGGTGTGAAATGCGTCGAAGCGGGCGGCCCGCCTGCGGGTACCGGTTGCGGCGGCTATGTCGTCGGGCAGACCGTCAAATTGCTGAAGCAGCACCATATGCTGGAAGACACGGACGTCGTGATCTTTGACGTGCTCGGCGATGTGGTCTGCGGTGGTTTTGCCGCGCCCCTTCAGCACGCCGACCGCGCGCTGATCGTCACGGCCAATGATTTCGACAGCATCTATGCGATGAACCGGATCATTGCGGCGGTGCAGGCCAAATCAAAGAACTACAAAGTGCGCCTTGCAGGCTGCGTTGCGAACCGGTCGCGCGAAACCGATGAGGTGGACCGCTATTGCGACACCGTCGGGTTCAACCGCATTGCCCATATGCCTGACCTTGATGCGATCCGGCGCTCCCGGCTCAAGAAAAAGACGCTCTTTGAGATGCCTGACGATGAAGAGATCGTACAGGTGCGCAAGGAATACATCCGTCTGGCCGAAACGCTGTGGAACGGAACCGAGCCGCTGGCCCCGGCACCTTTACCCGACCGGGATATCTTTGAACTTCTGGGATTTGATTGA
- the puhC gene encoding photosynthetic complex assembly protein PuhC, with protein sequence MATHTQPRIHAKEEDLVPRIMVRIMFGLVLTILGIVTVATLTGRAPDSQPPVGALLSERAIYLSGDASGAARVLDEHGTLLADFTPQNGGFVAGIERVIARERGKSGIDMSAPILLQLREGNRLSITDPVTGWSAELMGFGATNSRTFARLLDKP encoded by the coding sequence ATGGCCACACACACCCAACCCCGTATCCACGCCAAGGAAGAAGACCTCGTCCCGCGCATCATGGTGCGCATCATGTTCGGACTGGTCCTGACCATTCTGGGCATCGTCACTGTCGCGACCCTGACCGGCCGTGCGCCCGACAGCCAGCCGCCCGTGGGTGCCCTGCTGAGCGAGCGCGCGATTTATCTGTCCGGGGATGCCTCGGGTGCTGCGCGTGTGCTCGATGAACACGGCACGCTGCTGGCCGATTTCACGCCGCAGAACGGCGGGTTCGTCGCCGGAATTGAACGCGTGATCGCCCGCGAACGCGGCAAGAGCGGTATCGACATGTCGGCACCCATTCTTCTACAATTACGGGAAGGCAACCGCCTTTCGATCACGGACCCCGTCACCGGATGGTCAGCCGAGCTTATGGGCTTTGGCGCCACCAACTCCCGCACCTTCGCCAGGTTGCTGGACAAACCCTAA
- the acsF gene encoding magnesium-protoporphyrin IX monomethyl ester (oxidative) cyclase gives MNAPVKHTSEITDAEESLKLQEAQSVVDSESATEVAMQNTLLTPRFYTTDFDELDAIDVSSVREDWDKLIAQMVSDPNKGHFKKNEDWDHVDWENMEPTLKKEFLDFLISSCTAEFSGCVLYKEMKRRGNNKDITQLFQLMARDEARHAGFINDALREAGVAVNLGFLTQKKKYTYFRPKFIYYATYLSEKIGYARYITIFRHLEKHPEHRFHPIFKWFEEWCNDEFSHGEAFALLMKTDPKLTSGKNVLWIKFFLTAVYSTMYVRDHQRPAFHKALGVDPDWYAHEVFTKTSELTKQIYPITLDIEHPRWQRGLEKMQKANADLAEATQNGKFFAKIGAQARAVSAFISLITIPAKKHKVPTETLMRPAY, from the coding sequence GTGAACGCCCCAGTTAAACACACATCCGAAATCACCGACGCCGAAGAAAGCCTGAAGCTGCAGGAAGCGCAATCCGTCGTGGACAGCGAAAGCGCCACCGAAGTCGCGATGCAGAACACGCTGCTGACGCCGCGCTTTTACACCACCGACTTTGATGAACTGGACGCGATTGATGTGTCCTCGGTACGCGAGGACTGGGACAAGCTGATCGCGCAGATGGTGTCCGACCCCAACAAGGGCCACTTCAAAAAGAATGAAGACTGGGACCATGTTGACTGGGAAAACATGGAGCCGACGCTGAAAAAGGAATTCCTCGATTTCCTGATCAGCTCCTGCACGGCTGAATTCTCGGGCTGCGTGCTCTACAAAGAGATGAAGCGCCGCGGCAACAACAAGGACATCACGCAGCTGTTCCAGCTGATGGCGAGGGATGAGGCCCGCCATGCCGGTTTTATCAACGACGCTCTGCGCGAAGCAGGCGTTGCCGTGAACCTCGGGTTTCTGACGCAGAAGAAGAAATACACCTACTTCCGCCCCAAGTTCATCTATTACGCCACGTATCTCAGCGAAAAGATCGGATATGCGCGCTACATCACGATTTTCCGCCATCTGGAAAAGCATCCCGAGCACCGCTTCCATCCGATCTTCAAGTGGTTCGAGGAATGGTGCAACGATGAATTCAGCCACGGCGAAGCCTTTGCCCTGCTGATGAAAACCGACCCCAAACTGACCAGCGGCAAGAACGTGCTCTGGATCAAGTTCTTCCTCACGGCGGTTTATTCCACGATGTATGTGCGCGATCACCAGCGCCCGGCCTTTCACAAGGCCCTTGGCGTGGACCCGGATTGGTACGCCCATGAGGTCTTTACCAAGACTTCCGAGCTGACCAAGCAGATCTATCCGATCACGCTGGACATCGAACACCCCCGCTGGCAGCGCGGCCTTGAGAAAATGCAAAAAGCCAACGCGGATCTCGCCGAGGCCACGCAGAACGGCAAGTTCTTTGCCAAGATCGGGGCACAGGCCCGTGCGGTCAGTGCGTTCATCTCGCTGATCACGATCCCGGCGAAAAAGCACAAGGTCCCAACCGAGACCCTCATGCGGCCTGCCTACTGA
- a CDS encoding PucC family protein, translating into MNVAGLKRLSLKAMPFADAASDGLPLPQLLRLSLFQISVGMAAVMLLGTLNRVMIVELTVPAMVVAVMIALPVLIAPFRTLLGFRSDTHRSAIGWKRVPYIWFGTLWQFGGLAIMPSALLVLGGDVYIDVPFAGEILAALAFVMTGLGMHMTQTAGLALASDRATDETRPRVVALLYVMFLVGMGISSLIIGFLLRDFTPLKLIQVVQATAVITAVLNLIALWKQESLQPMSRTEREAPRPRFKDAWDDFIKGGQAGRLLACIFVGTMAFNMQDVLLEPYGGEILGLSVSSTTLLTAMWSLGALLGFALAGKRLAEGSDAFRLAAGGILAGVGAFCMVIFAAPLNSPALFFSGAGMIGFGGGLFAVATLTACMTLPETGMAGRGLALGAWGAAQATAAGLSIAIGGSLRDWTGSIAMSGAWGEGLVSPATGYSVVYHLEIVLLFVTLVILGPLVRRRVYHTTRESGSRPMGLADFPT; encoded by the coding sequence ATGAATGTCGCCGGTCTGAAACGACTGTCGCTCAAGGCGATGCCCTTTGCCGATGCGGCGAGTGATGGATTGCCCCTGCCGCAATTGCTGCGCCTGTCGCTGTTCCAGATTTCCGTTGGTATGGCCGCCGTGATGCTTCTGGGCACATTGAACCGGGTGATGATCGTGGAATTGACGGTGCCTGCGATGGTTGTCGCGGTCATGATCGCCCTGCCGGTTCTGATTGCACCGTTCCGCACGCTTCTGGGCTTTCGCTCAGACACGCATCGCTCGGCGATTGGCTGGAAGCGGGTGCCCTACATCTGGTTTGGCACATTGTGGCAGTTCGGGGGTCTGGCCATCATGCCCTCGGCGCTTTTGGTCCTTGGGGGTGATGTCTACATCGACGTCCCCTTTGCCGGAGAAATCCTCGCCGCTCTGGCCTTTGTCATGACCGGTCTCGGCATGCATATGACACAGACGGCCGGTCTGGCGCTGGCCTCGGACCGTGCAACAGATGAGACCCGCCCGCGTGTCGTGGCGCTCCTTTACGTGATGTTCCTCGTGGGCATGGGCATTTCATCCCTGATCATCGGCTTTTTGCTGCGGGATTTCACTCCGCTCAAACTCATTCAGGTGGTGCAGGCGACTGCCGTGATCACCGCCGTTCTGAACCTGATCGCCCTGTGGAAACAGGAAAGCCTGCAACCCATGAGCCGCACGGAGCGCGAAGCACCGCGCCCAAGGTTCAAGGACGCATGGGATGATTTCATCAAGGGTGGACAGGCCGGACGGCTCCTCGCCTGCATCTTTGTCGGGACCATGGCGTTCAACATGCAGGATGTACTGCTGGAACCCTATGGCGGCGAGATCCTCGGCCTGTCCGTGTCCTCCACCACATTGCTGACGGCGATGTGGTCGCTGGGCGCGCTGCTCGGCTTTGCCTTGGCGGGCAAGCGGCTTGCCGAGGGCTCGGACGCGTTCCGGCTGGCGGCTGGCGGCATACTGGCCGGGGTCGGTGCGTTCTGCATGGTGATCTTTGCCGCCCCTCTGAATTCGCCTGCGTTGTTCTTTTCCGGCGCGGGCATGATCGGTTTTGGGGGCGGCCTGTTTGCGGTCGCAACTTTGACCGCTTGCATGACCCTGCCCGAAACCGGCATGGCAGGTCGGGGTCTGGCTTTGGGCGCATGGGGGGCAGCGCAAGCGACCGCTGCCGGCCTCTCAATCGCCATTGGTGGCAGCCTGCGTGACTGGACAGGTTCCATCGCAATGTCAGGAGCCTGGGGAGAGGGCCTGGTTTCCCCGGCTACCGGCTATTCAGTCGTATATCATCTGGAGATCGTACTTCTGTTCGTAACTCTGGTGATCCTTGGACCGCTTGTGCGCCGGCGGGTTTATCACACCACAAGAGAAAGCGGATCACGCCCGATGGGCCTGGCCGATTTCCCAACATGA